In a genomic window of Dolichospermum sp. DET69:
- a CDS encoding site-2 protease family protein codes for MNSTIRVGNLFGIPFYIHPSWFLVLGLVTWSYSSGLAAQFPQLGGGLPLVLGLMTALLLFSSVVAHELGHSFVAIRQGIDVKSITLFIFGGLASLEKESSTPGAAFWVAIAGPIVSLMLFATATTVGFATAASGPLAAILGLLASVNLTLALFNLIPGLPLDGGNILKAIVWKITGKSYKGVVVASRIGQIFGWLAIASGLIPLLFLGSFANFWNLLIGFFLLQNAGNAAQFARVQEKLTGLTAADAVTNDSPIVKANLSLREFADQRLLNAQEYRRFLVTDEQGQLLGAISVDDLRTIPNTLWAETQVLKVMKPIEQSSTVQSDQPLLEVVQLLETQKLSALTVIRDNGFLVGILEKAAIINLLQNKVQTKFA; via the coding sequence ATGAATAGCACAATTCGGGTTGGCAACCTCTTTGGAATACCTTTCTATATACATCCTTCCTGGTTTTTAGTTCTAGGTTTGGTAACTTGGAGCTACAGCAGCGGACTAGCGGCACAATTTCCCCAATTAGGTGGAGGATTGCCTTTGGTACTAGGATTAATGACGGCACTGTTGTTATTTAGCTCAGTTGTCGCCCATGAATTAGGACACAGCTTTGTCGCTATTCGCCAAGGAATTGATGTTAAATCAATTACACTGTTTATATTTGGTGGACTGGCAAGCTTAGAAAAAGAATCGTCAACTCCAGGAGCAGCTTTTTGGGTAGCTATTGCCGGACCAATAGTTAGTTTGATGCTATTTGCTACAGCGACAACAGTTGGTTTTGCGACTGCTGCATCTGGACCGTTAGCTGCTATCCTTGGTCTACTAGCTTCTGTTAATTTGACATTAGCTCTATTTAACCTCATTCCTGGCTTGCCTTTGGATGGAGGAAATATACTTAAAGCAATAGTTTGGAAAATTACTGGTAAATCCTATAAAGGAGTGGTTGTTGCCAGCCGAATTGGACAAATCTTTGGTTGGTTAGCGATCGCTTCTGGTTTAATTCCTCTACTATTTTTGGGTAGCTTTGCTAACTTCTGGAACTTGTTAATTGGCTTCTTTTTGCTACAAAATGCTGGTAATGCTGCCCAATTTGCTAGAGTGCAAGAAAAACTCACAGGTTTAACAGCAGCGGATGCTGTAACTAACGATAGCCCGATTGTCAAAGCGAATTTGAGTTTAAGAGAGTTTGCTGATCAACGGCTCTTAAATGCTCAGGAATACCGCCGGTTTTTGGTGACAGATGAGCAAGGACAATTGTTAGGAGCGATATCAGTTGATGACTTGCGAACTATTCCCAATACATTGTGGGCAGAAACTCAAGTTCTCAAAGTCATGAAACCAATTGAGCAGTCTAGCACCGTACAATCGGATCAACCGTTGCTAGAAGTAGTACAGTTACTCGAAACACAAAAGTTATCAGCACTGACTGTAATCCGTGATAATGGTTTTCTGGTTGGTATTTTAGAAAAAGCTGCAATTATCAACTTACTTCAGAACAAAGTACAAACAAAATTTGCATAA